One segment of Curtobacterium sp. MR_MD2014 DNA contains the following:
- a CDS encoding proteasome assembly chaperone family protein: MGTVNHPEDLYSAPDGAPTVPAGLHLVAGLTGFVDAGSAVAQVATSILDGLDHELVAEFDPDVLLDWRARRPVITFEHDHITAVEPPRLALHLVRDELGQPFLFLTGYEPDFQWNRFVDAVTGLADRLQVADTTWVQSIPMPVPHTRPISLTVSGTRADLVEQLSVWKPETQAPANVLHLVEHRLTQLGASVTGLVLLVPHYLGDTEFPDAAVTALSSIAAATGLIFPTDALRASDREFRTRVEEQVAGNPELQRLVGVLEERHDTYMEGNPVASPLTNEDGEVPTADAIAAELERFLADRRSDGDASTD, encoded by the coding sequence ATGGGGACGGTGAACCACCCCGAGGACCTGTACTCCGCTCCCGACGGCGCGCCGACCGTCCCGGCCGGGCTGCACCTGGTCGCGGGCCTGACCGGCTTCGTCGACGCGGGGTCCGCCGTCGCGCAGGTGGCCACGTCGATCCTCGACGGACTCGACCACGAGCTCGTCGCGGAGTTCGACCCGGACGTCCTGCTCGACTGGCGCGCCCGCCGGCCGGTCATCACCTTCGAGCACGACCACATCACGGCCGTCGAACCGCCGCGCCTGGCGCTGCACCTGGTGCGCGACGAGCTCGGGCAGCCGTTCCTGTTCCTCACCGGGTACGAGCCGGACTTCCAGTGGAACCGGTTCGTCGACGCCGTCACCGGCCTCGCCGACCGCCTGCAGGTCGCGGACACGACGTGGGTCCAGTCCATCCCCATGCCCGTCCCCCACACCCGTCCGATCAGTCTGACGGTGTCGGGGACCCGCGCGGACCTGGTCGAGCAGCTGAGCGTGTGGAAGCCGGAGACGCAGGCGCCCGCGAACGTCCTGCACCTGGTCGAGCACCGGCTGACGCAGCTGGGTGCATCGGTCACCGGGCTCGTCCTGCTGGTCCCGCACTACCTCGGCGACACCGAGTTCCCCGACGCGGCGGTCACCGCACTGTCGAGCATCGCGGCGGCCACCGGTCTGATCTTCCCGACCGACGCGCTGCGTGCGTCCGACCGCGAGTTCCGCACACGCGTCGAGGAGCAGGTCGCGGGCAACCCCGAGCTCCAGCGCCTGGTCGGTGTGCTCGAGGAACGGCACGACACCTACATGGAGGGCAACCCGGTCGCGTCGCCCCTGACGAACGAGGACGGCGAGGTCCCGACCGCCGACGCGATCGCGGCCGAGCTCGAGCGCTTCCTGGCCGACCGGCGGTCCGACGGCGACGCGTCGACCGACTGA
- a CDS encoding MFS transporter, with protein MNSRRAFLVWGVAVLAYVLAVVQRSSLGVSGVDAQDRFAVSAAVLSTLAVVQIAVYAGLQIPVGIALDRVGPRRLVLLGAALLVVGQVVVAFSPTIGPAIAGRVLVGAGDAMTFISVIRLVPMWFTGRILPQISQWTGNLGQVGQVLSAFPFAVLLHTAGWTPAFGVAAAASLVGLVLAVVFVRNGPVAVRTDTIPLPLPHSWRGAFHTFGHALRRPGTQLGFWSHYVTQSSGTVFSLLWGVPMLRGLGYSPSEAAGFLTVVVVTGFVVGPVLGVLCARFPLRRSNLVLGIVLALGVVWTAVLLWPGHPPTWLLVLLVVAMGVGGPGSLIGFDFARSFNPVGSLGSANGVVNVGGFLAAFVMMFLIGTLLDVVSGATGRTVFAWDNFRIALTVQYVVVGFGVVMLLLARRRTRRQMHAQDGIRVGPLWVALVARLRKQAVQ; from the coding sequence GTGAACTCCCGCCGTGCCTTCCTCGTCTGGGGCGTCGCGGTGCTCGCCTACGTCCTCGCCGTGGTGCAGCGGTCGTCGCTCGGGGTCTCCGGCGTCGACGCGCAGGACCGCTTCGCGGTCTCGGCCGCGGTCCTGTCCACGCTCGCCGTCGTGCAGATCGCCGTCTACGCCGGGCTGCAGATCCCGGTGGGGATCGCGCTCGACCGGGTGGGGCCGCGCAGGCTCGTGCTGCTGGGCGCCGCGCTGCTCGTGGTCGGCCAGGTCGTCGTCGCGTTCTCGCCGACGATCGGCCCGGCCATCGCGGGCCGGGTGCTCGTCGGGGCCGGCGACGCGATGACCTTCATCTCGGTGATCCGTCTCGTCCCGATGTGGTTCACGGGCCGCATCCTGCCGCAGATCTCCCAGTGGACGGGCAACCTCGGTCAGGTCGGACAGGTCCTGTCGGCCTTCCCGTTCGCCGTGCTCCTGCACACCGCCGGGTGGACCCCGGCGTTCGGGGTCGCCGCGGCCGCGAGCCTGGTCGGTCTCGTGCTGGCGGTCGTCTTCGTCCGCAACGGCCCCGTCGCGGTGCGGACCGACACGATCCCACTGCCCCTGCCGCACTCGTGGCGCGGCGCCTTCCACACCTTCGGGCACGCGCTGCGGCGGCCGGGCACGCAGCTCGGCTTCTGGTCCCACTACGTCACGCAGTCGTCCGGCACGGTCTTCTCGTTGCTGTGGGGCGTCCCGATGCTGCGCGGCCTCGGGTACAGCCCGTCCGAGGCGGCCGGCTTCCTCACCGTCGTCGTCGTCACCGGCTTCGTCGTGGGACCGGTGCTCGGCGTGCTCTGCGCCCGGTTCCCGCTCCGGCGGTCGAACCTGGTGCTCGGCATCGTCCTGGCGCTCGGGGTGGTGTGGACGGCGGTGCTGCTCTGGCCCGGGCACCCGCCGACGTGGCTGCTCGTCCTGCTCGTGGTCGCGATGGGGGTCGGCGGCCCGGGATCCCTCATCGGTTTCGACTTCGCGCGCAGCTTCAACCCGGTCGGGTCGCTCGGCTCGGCGAACGGCGTCGTGAACGTCGGCGGGTTCCTGGCGGCCTTCGTCATGATGTTCCTCATCGGGACGCTGCTCGACGTCGTGTCGGGCGCGACGGGGCGCACGGTGTTCGCCTGGGACAACTTCCGCATCGCGCTCACCGTCCAGTACGTGGTGGTCGGGTTCGGCGTCGTGATGCTGCTGCTCGCGCGCCGACGGACCCGGCGGCAGATGCACGCGCAGGACGGAATACGGGTGGGGCCGCTCTGGGTTGCACTGGTTGCGCGCCTGCGGAAGCAGGCCGTGCAATAA
- a CDS encoding RNA polymerase sigma factor: MAARSTTIDPTKDTEPEAVAADDADAAEGKAAPKKRATKTTAAKKPAAKAAPKKTATRAKKKDDDEDEDDEAVEPADDAVDATDDAEDTETEEKDAKPDAAAAVAAGALVISQSDDDEAPVYSTTITGATADPVKDYLKQIGKVALLNAEQEVELAMRIEAGLFAEDKLQHSTGLSKPEERELRWVARDGQRAKSHLLGANLRLVVSLAKRYTGRGMQFLDLIQEGNLGLIRAVEKFDYTKGFKFSTYATWWIRQAITRAMADQARTIRIPVHMVEVINKLARVQRQMLQDLGREPTPEELARELDMTPEKVVEVQKYGREPISLHTPLGEDGDSEFGDLIEDTEAVVPADAVGFTMLQKQLESLLDSLSEREAGVIRMRFGLGDGQPKTLDQIGDTFGVTRERIRQIESKTMAKLRHPSRSQSLRDYLE; encoded by the coding sequence ATGGCTGCCCGGAGCACGACGATCGATCCCACGAAGGACACCGAGCCCGAGGCCGTCGCGGCGGACGACGCCGACGCGGCCGAGGGGAAGGCTGCGCCGAAGAAGCGCGCCACCAAGACCACCGCCGCGAAGAAGCCCGCTGCGAAGGCAGCGCCGAAGAAGACGGCCACGCGCGCGAAGAAGAAGGACGACGACGAGGACGAGGACGACGAGGCCGTCGAGCCCGCGGACGACGCCGTCGACGCGACGGACGACGCCGAGGACACCGAGACCGAGGAGAAGGACGCCAAGCCGGACGCCGCAGCAGCGGTCGCCGCGGGCGCGCTCGTCATCTCGCAGTCCGACGACGACGAGGCACCGGTCTACTCGACCACGATCACCGGCGCCACCGCCGACCCGGTCAAGGACTACCTGAAGCAGATCGGCAAGGTCGCGCTCCTCAACGCCGAGCAGGAGGTCGAGCTCGCGATGCGGATCGAGGCCGGCCTGTTCGCCGAGGACAAGCTGCAGCACTCGACCGGTCTCTCCAAGCCGGAGGAGCGCGAGCTCCGCTGGGTCGCCCGTGACGGGCAGCGCGCGAAGTCCCACCTGCTCGGCGCGAACCTGCGCCTCGTCGTCTCGCTGGCCAAGCGCTACACGGGCCGCGGCATGCAGTTCCTGGACCTCATCCAGGAGGGCAACCTCGGTCTGATCCGTGCGGTCGAGAAGTTCGACTACACCAAGGGCTTCAAGTTCTCGACGTACGCCACCTGGTGGATCCGTCAGGCGATCACCCGCGCGATGGCCGACCAGGCCCGCACCATCCGCATCCCGGTGCACATGGTCGAGGTCATCAACAAGCTGGCCCGTGTGCAGCGCCAGATGCTGCAGGACCTCGGTCGCGAGCCCACTCCGGAAGAGCTCGCCCGCGAGCTCGACATGACCCCGGAGAAGGTCGTCGAGGTGCAGAAGTACGGTCGCGAGCCGATCTCGCTCCACACCCCGCTGGGTGAGGACGGCGACTCGGAGTTCGGCGACCTGATCGAGGACACCGAGGCGGTCGTGCCGGCCGACGCCGTGGGCTTCACGATGCTGCAGAAGCAGCTCGAGAGCCTGCTCGACTCCCTGTCCGAGCGCGAGGCGGGCGTGATCCGCATGCGCTTCGGCCTCGGTGACGGTCAGCCGAAGACCCTCGACCAGATCGGGGACACCTTCGGCGTGACGCGCGAGCGGATCCGACAGATCGAGTCCAAGACGATGGCGAAGCTCCGCCACCCGTCCCGGTCGCAGTCGCTCCGCGACTACCTCGAGTAG
- a CDS encoding MurT ligase domain-containing protein, with protein MRFLIPILVGRVLRALARARGGGSAYPGYIVLKLVPDFLQHVTKQFPNGVVFVLGSNGKSTTTHMISDIVRAHGLRVFTNPSGANLPQGIASALLSEVSLTGRLKADIGILEVDEAFAVELAGILSPSTVTMLNVQVDQLYRFFETERVATMMLDTAALSTGNVITNRDDQFLDAYAGRSGQRVLRFGASAEVVAAAPNGLQNADDFDRTAGEPNPAESEVVANTGDGATIRFDGTDIPVRLPARGLHYAVDAAAATATASAALGAQFRADAVTRAFGTMKPAYGRGERLPIAGESAEFTMFKNAASLQLNLDALPDRPEQVLMAIDEGTPDISWIYDIDFSKLDHVDVVSGDKAWQIAIALEHAGVRIGRVEPDVEAAIRHMEQLGSTTSGTKNFIVNYEIMMIARKALGHGDMEKTA; from the coding sequence ATGCGCTTCCTCATCCCGATCCTGGTCGGGCGGGTCCTCCGCGCCCTCGCACGTGCGCGGGGCGGCGGGTCCGCCTACCCGGGCTACATCGTCCTCAAGCTGGTGCCGGACTTCCTCCAGCACGTGACGAAGCAGTTCCCGAACGGCGTCGTCTTCGTGCTCGGCTCCAACGGCAAGTCGACGACGACGCACATGATCTCGGACATCGTCCGGGCACACGGCCTCCGCGTCTTCACGAACCCGTCCGGTGCGAACCTGCCGCAGGGCATCGCCTCGGCGCTGTTGTCCGAGGTGTCGCTGACCGGCAGGCTCAAGGCGGACATCGGCATCCTCGAGGTGGACGAGGCCTTCGCGGTCGAGCTCGCCGGCATCCTGTCCCCGTCGACGGTGACGATGCTCAACGTGCAGGTCGACCAGCTCTACCGGTTCTTCGAGACCGAGCGCGTCGCGACGATGATGCTCGACACGGCGGCGTTGTCCACGGGGAACGTCATCACGAACCGGGACGACCAGTTCCTCGACGCGTACGCGGGCCGCTCGGGCCAGCGCGTGCTCCGCTTCGGCGCGAGCGCCGAGGTCGTCGCTGCGGCCCCGAACGGGCTGCAGAACGCCGACGACTTCGACCGGACCGCCGGCGAGCCGAACCCTGCCGAGTCCGAGGTCGTCGCCAACACCGGCGACGGAGCGACGATCCGGTTCGACGGCACCGACATCCCCGTCCGGCTGCCGGCACGGGGCCTGCACTACGCGGTGGACGCGGCGGCCGCGACCGCGACCGCGAGCGCCGCACTGGGTGCGCAGTTCCGGGCCGACGCCGTCACGAGGGCCTTCGGCACGATGAAGCCCGCGTACGGGCGAGGCGAACGGCTGCCGATCGCTGGCGAGTCCGCCGAGTTCACGATGTTCAAGAACGCGGCGAGCCTGCAGCTCAACCTCGACGCCCTGCCGGACCGCCCGGAGCAGGTCCTCATGGCGATCGACGAGGGCACCCCGGACATCTCCTGGATCTACGACATCGACTTCTCGAAGCTCGACCACGTGGACGTCGTGTCCGGGGACAAGGCGTGGCAGATCGCCATCGCGCTCGAGCACGCCGGTGTCCGCATCGGTCGTGTCGAGCCCGACGTCGAGGCTGCCATCCGGCACATGGAGCAGCTCGGCTCGACGACGTCGGGGACGAAGAACTTCATCGTCAACTACGAGATCATGATGATCGCCCGCAAGGCCCTCGGCCACGGCGACATGGAGAAGACCGCATGA